The following coding sequences lie in one Arthrobacter sp. SLBN-122 genomic window:
- a CDS encoding cation:proton antiporter, with protein MFEAPDILFAAAGLAVFIAAVLPKLLRDMPLSMPMVFLGAGMGAFALIPSLPDLDPVEHGDFVMHLAEICVIISLMGAGLALDRPVGRKRWSTTWRLLGIAMPLCILALTLLGMWFLGLGLGAALLVGASLAPTDPVLASEVQVGEPADQDEHTDKEDEVRFGLTSEAGLNDGLAFPFVYLAIAISIAGANPAEWFGEWFGMDVLWRLAVGLLAGFLTGKLLARVFFSARAESLRLSNHSEGFVALAATFLAYGLTEMVEGYGFIAVFVCAVTIRTAERTHGYHRVLHSYVEQLERLLTVVILVLLGGAIARGLLAGIGLVEVLVALAFLLLVRPLAGWLGLLGGKTGPRERVALSFFGIRGIGSLYYLAYALGEGRFADQAHWLWSFIGLVVALSIVIHGATTSPLMNRLDRLRQRKALAVSGDEGLAPNTPV; from the coding sequence ATGTTTGAAGCCCCAGACATCCTTTTTGCCGCAGCCGGCCTGGCCGTCTTCATCGCCGCGGTCCTGCCCAAGCTGCTGCGCGATATGCCCTTGTCCATGCCGATGGTCTTCCTGGGCGCCGGCATGGGAGCGTTCGCGCTGATTCCCTCGCTGCCGGACCTTGACCCGGTGGAACACGGCGACTTTGTCATGCACCTCGCGGAAATCTGCGTGATCATCTCGCTGATGGGAGCAGGGTTGGCCCTCGACCGCCCGGTGGGACGCAAGCGGTGGTCCACCACATGGCGGCTCCTGGGGATCGCCATGCCGCTGTGCATCCTGGCCCTGACCCTGCTGGGCATGTGGTTCCTGGGCCTGGGCCTCGGCGCGGCACTGCTGGTAGGCGCGAGTCTTGCCCCCACGGACCCCGTCCTGGCATCCGAAGTCCAGGTGGGAGAACCGGCGGACCAGGACGAGCACACTGACAAGGAAGATGAAGTCCGGTTCGGCCTCACCTCCGAGGCCGGGCTCAATGACGGCCTGGCGTTCCCGTTCGTATACCTCGCCATTGCCATCAGCATCGCCGGCGCAAACCCCGCTGAGTGGTTCGGCGAATGGTTCGGGATGGATGTGCTGTGGCGGCTGGCCGTCGGGCTGCTGGCGGGCTTCCTCACCGGCAAGCTGCTCGCCAGGGTGTTCTTCTCCGCGCGGGCGGAAAGCCTGAGGTTGTCCAACCATTCGGAAGGTTTCGTGGCCCTGGCGGCGACGTTCCTGGCCTACGGCCTGACGGAGATGGTGGAGGGCTACGGGTTCATTGCGGTGTTCGTCTGTGCCGTGACCATCCGGACCGCTGAACGCACCCACGGCTACCACCGGGTGCTGCACTCCTACGTGGAGCAGCTGGAGCGGCTCCTGACCGTGGTGATCCTGGTCCTGCTCGGCGGCGCCATCGCCCGTGGGCTGCTCGCCGGGATCGGGCTGGTGGAGGTGCTGGTGGCGCTGGCGTTCCTGCTGCTGGTCAGGCCGCTGGCCGGGTGGCTGGGCCTGCTGGGCGGCAAGACCGGTCCGCGGGAACGCGTGGCACTCTCATTTTTCGGCATCCGCGGAATCGGGTCGTTGTACTACCTGGCCTACGCGTTGGGGGAAGGCCGTTTCGCGGACCAGGCACACTGGCTCTGGTCCTTCATTGGACTGGTGGTGGCCCTGTCCATCGTGATCCACGGCGCCACCACCTCGCCGCTCATGAACCGGCTGGACCGGCTGCGCCAACGGAAGGCCCTGGCGGTGTCCGGCGACGAGGGTCTCGCACCGAACACCCCGGTATAA
- a CDS encoding NCS2 family permease, translating into MLKQGSALDRYFRVTERGSNLSREIRGGFATFFAMSYIVVLNPLILSGPDSNGTTLGFTAVAAVTAFVAGILTILMGAWGRHPFALATGLGVNAFVAVTVATNPGLTWPDMMGLVVLSGLTMLILVLTGFRTAVFKAVPDGLKTAIVVGIGLFIALIGLVNAGFVRRIPDVAGTTVPVGLGFEGKLLGWPTAVFVFGLILTIALVVRKVKGAILIGIITATVLSVILEMTLHIGPSFDGKTFNPQGWSLVAPAFSGWAAPDLSLIGKANPFGAFEHLGFVAATLLAFVILLSIFFDAMGTMVGLANEAGTVDEHGNIPDVDRVLQVDALGAIIGGGASVSSNQIYVEAGAGIGEGARTGVASIVTGLLFLVAMFFTPLINLVPFEAVAPALVVVGFMMVSQVGKIDWQDWGIAIPAFLTFTLMPFTYSIANGLGAGFIAYVLIRTVQGRVKDIHPLMWAVAAAFALFFAIGPIEAALGM; encoded by the coding sequence ATGCTTAAGCAAGGCTCTGCCCTGGACCGGTATTTCAGGGTGACCGAGCGCGGTTCCAACCTTTCCCGCGAGATCCGGGGCGGGTTCGCCACATTCTTCGCCATGAGCTACATCGTGGTGCTGAACCCACTGATCCTGTCCGGTCCGGACTCGAACGGCACCACGCTGGGCTTCACCGCGGTGGCCGCCGTCACCGCGTTCGTGGCGGGCATCCTGACCATTCTCATGGGCGCCTGGGGCCGGCACCCGTTCGCCCTGGCCACCGGCCTGGGCGTGAATGCCTTCGTGGCCGTCACCGTGGCCACAAATCCGGGACTCACCTGGCCGGACATGATGGGCCTTGTGGTCCTCTCCGGCCTCACCATGCTGATCCTGGTCCTCACCGGTTTCCGCACCGCCGTCTTCAAGGCCGTGCCGGACGGCCTCAAGACCGCAATCGTGGTGGGCATCGGCCTGTTCATCGCCCTGATCGGGCTGGTCAACGCCGGATTCGTGCGACGCATCCCTGACGTTGCAGGCACCACGGTGCCCGTCGGACTGGGTTTTGAAGGCAAGCTGCTGGGCTGGCCGACGGCCGTTTTCGTTTTCGGCCTGATCCTGACCATCGCCCTGGTGGTGCGCAAGGTCAAGGGCGCCATCCTGATCGGCATCATCACCGCCACCGTGCTGTCCGTGATCCTTGAGATGACCCTGCACATCGGGCCCAGCTTCGACGGCAAGACCTTCAACCCCCAGGGCTGGTCCCTCGTGGCGCCGGCGTTCTCCGGCTGGGCTGCTCCTGACCTCTCGCTGATCGGCAAGGCCAACCCGTTCGGCGCCTTCGAGCACCTCGGCTTCGTGGCCGCGACGCTGCTGGCCTTCGTCATCCTGCTCAGCATCTTCTTCGACGCCATGGGCACCATGGTGGGCCTGGCCAACGAGGCCGGCACGGTGGACGAGCACGGCAACATTCCCGACGTCGACCGCGTGCTCCAGGTGGACGCACTGGGCGCCATCATCGGCGGCGGCGCGTCCGTTTCCTCCAACCAGATCTACGTGGAAGCCGGCGCCGGCATTGGCGAAGGCGCCCGCACCGGCGTCGCCTCGATCGTTACCGGGCTGCTGTTCCTGGTAGCCATGTTCTTCACCCCGCTGATCAACCTGGTGCCCTTCGAGGCCGTGGCCCCGGCCCTGGTGGTGGTGGGCTTCATGATGGTGTCCCAGGTGGGCAAGATCGACTGGCAGGACTGGGGCATCGCCATCCCGGCGTTCCTGACGTTCACCCTGATGCCGTTCACCTACTCCATCGCCAACGGCCTGGGCGCAGGGTTCATCGCCTACGTACTGATCCGCACTGTCCAGGGCAGGGTCAAGGACATCCACCCGCTGATGTGGGCCGTGGCAGCGGCGTTCGCGTTGTTCTTCGCCATCGGCCCCATCGAGGCCGCACTGGGCATGTAA
- a CDS encoding sensor histidine kinase: protein MSLAGQYLLLQLLIVLAVLVGVVAISLAQSAAAFERIEGRRALSAAEALGGNPIVRELLPNTEPRGGAVLPAVAESVRIVSGSSRVALAKLDRTVVASSDPSLLGEPLELGASRVMEGRAWTGVVGGTPAPLLSAHVPVLDDTGRMIGIASISRNYPTVLERLGDAVPNLLTYLGVASVLGIAGSLLLSRRVKRQTLGMEPSEITSLVENREAMLHGLKEGVVALDLHERITVANHSARALLGLPPDCVGKRVAGLAVEPALKEVLTRDQPGPDQLVLVGDRLVVMNRVPIQSRGKVIGSVTTLRDRTELSELEQELGTTRTATDTLRAQAHEFANQLHVISGLIQIGEYDSVVQFVNGATVDRTRLNDEVTGRIKDPALAALLIAKSSLATEHGVALQLDPDSALDKVDDELSRDLTTVVGNLVDNAFDAVTGLPQAAVRVLVEGKAGKDVVVTVRDNGPGVPGGSTDHIFRQGFTTKEPGPAGSRGFGLALSRVVCRRSGGNLTVANDNGAVFTAVLKQGSTQP from the coding sequence ATGTCCCTCGCGGGGCAGTACCTTCTGCTGCAGTTGCTCATTGTCCTGGCCGTCCTGGTGGGCGTCGTGGCCATTTCCCTGGCCCAGTCCGCTGCGGCCTTTGAACGGATCGAAGGCAGGCGTGCCCTGTCCGCCGCGGAGGCGCTGGGCGGCAATCCGATCGTCCGCGAGCTCCTGCCGAACACGGAACCCCGGGGCGGCGCGGTGCTCCCGGCAGTGGCGGAATCGGTGCGGATCGTGTCCGGCTCATCCCGGGTGGCCCTGGCAAAACTGGACCGGACCGTGGTAGCTTCCTCGGACCCCAGCCTGCTGGGCGAGCCGCTGGAACTCGGCGCCAGCAGGGTGATGGAAGGCAGGGCCTGGACCGGAGTGGTGGGCGGGACGCCCGCCCCGCTGCTGTCCGCCCACGTTCCTGTCCTGGACGACACCGGCCGGATGATCGGCATCGCCTCCATCAGCCGCAACTATCCCACCGTGCTCGAGCGGCTGGGCGATGCCGTCCCCAATCTCCTCACCTACCTCGGCGTTGCGAGCGTCCTGGGCATCGCCGGGTCCCTGCTGCTGTCACGGCGGGTCAAGCGGCAGACCCTGGGGATGGAACCGAGCGAGATCACCAGCCTGGTCGAAAACCGCGAAGCCATGCTGCACGGGCTCAAGGAGGGCGTGGTGGCGCTGGACCTGCACGAGCGGATCACCGTGGCCAACCACAGTGCGCGCGCCCTGCTGGGCCTCCCGCCTGACTGTGTGGGCAAGCGGGTGGCGGGCCTCGCCGTCGAACCCGCCCTCAAGGAAGTCCTCACCCGTGACCAGCCCGGGCCGGACCAGTTGGTGCTCGTGGGGGACCGGCTGGTGGTGATGAACCGGGTGCCCATCCAGTCCAGGGGCAAGGTGATTGGCTCGGTAACAACGCTTCGCGACCGCACGGAGCTCTCCGAACTGGAGCAGGAACTTGGCACCACCCGCACCGCCACGGACACCCTGCGGGCCCAGGCACATGAGTTCGCCAACCAGTTGCACGTCATCTCCGGCCTGATCCAGATCGGAGAGTACGATTCCGTGGTCCAGTTCGTCAACGGAGCCACCGTGGACCGGACCCGGCTCAACGATGAAGTGACCGGCCGGATCAAGGATCCCGCGCTCGCTGCCCTGCTGATTGCCAAGTCGAGCCTCGCCACCGAGCACGGCGTTGCCCTGCAGCTGGACCCCGACTCCGCGCTGGACAAGGTGGACGACGAGCTGTCCCGGGACCTCACCACGGTGGTGGGGAACCTGGTGGACAACGCGTTCGACGCCGTCACCGGGCTTCCGCAGGCAGCCGTCAGGGTGCTGGTGGAGGGCAAGGCCGGAAAAGACGTTGTGGTGACAGTGCGGGACAACGGCCCCGGCGTTCCCGGCGGCTCCACGGACCACATCTTCCGCCAGGGCTTCACCACCAAGGAACCCGGACCGGCTGGCAGCCGCGGCTTTGGGCTGGCGCTGTCCCGGGTGGTGTGCCGCCGGAGTGGCGGGAACCTGACGGTGGCCAACGATAATGGGGCTGTCTTTACCGCCGTGCTGAAACAAGGGAGTACCCAGCCATGA
- a CDS encoding universal stress protein → MGSRELHPDPARDGGGASAAPHGIVVGVDGSDHGQCALVWAAREAQRRRRPLHIVTAYSVPIFAASGLDGGYATVDDSVIREGAEAIAKQAVEKVSAYDIDVSSAVENGDAAGVLLEISETAELLVVGTRGRGGFVGRLLGSVSSALPAHAKCPTVTVPLFCSDRLGESTEDRRVKAEQAKSGHRPVENVVVVGVDGSEQARVAVLEAADQAERLGASLRVICAVPQYSGSLAWVPAPMDRKALFDDIRVTLEAGMAWLRSHYSHLQAGYELRDGSPVDVLVEESRHVELVVVGTRGRGGFTGMLLGSTSDGVLHHAKGPVMVVPDREDPRLADRARFGPILGDAA, encoded by the coding sequence ATGGGCTCACGAGAGTTGCACCCGGACCCGGCCCGGGACGGTGGTGGTGCTTCTGCCGCTCCGCACGGCATCGTGGTGGGCGTCGACGGTTCGGACCATGGCCAGTGCGCCTTGGTATGGGCCGCACGGGAAGCCCAGCGCCGGCGTCGTCCGCTCCACATCGTCACCGCCTATTCCGTGCCGATCTTCGCCGCCTCTGGACTGGACGGTGGCTATGCCACGGTGGACGATTCCGTCATCCGTGAGGGTGCCGAAGCCATCGCCAAGCAGGCTGTGGAGAAAGTCTCCGCCTACGACATCGACGTCAGTTCCGCCGTGGAGAACGGCGACGCCGCAGGAGTACTGCTCGAAATCTCCGAAACCGCCGAACTCCTGGTGGTGGGCACCCGCGGCCGCGGCGGCTTCGTGGGCCGCCTGCTGGGATCGGTCAGCAGCGCTCTGCCTGCCCATGCAAAATGCCCTACGGTAACGGTGCCGCTGTTTTGTTCGGACCGGCTCGGCGAAAGCACGGAGGACCGCCGCGTAAAGGCAGAGCAGGCCAAGTCCGGCCACAGGCCGGTGGAGAACGTGGTGGTGGTGGGCGTCGACGGCTCCGAGCAGGCACGCGTTGCGGTCCTTGAGGCAGCCGACCAGGCCGAACGGCTCGGTGCCTCGCTCCGCGTGATCTGCGCCGTCCCCCAGTACAGCGGCTCCCTGGCATGGGTTCCCGCACCCATGGACCGGAAAGCGTTGTTTGACGACATCCGGGTCACCCTGGAAGCGGGCATGGCGTGGCTCCGCAGCCACTACTCCCACCTGCAGGCCGGCTACGAACTCAGGGACGGTTCGCCGGTGGACGTGCTCGTGGAGGAGAGCCGGCACGTGGAGCTGGTAGTGGTGGGTACCCGCGGCCGTGGCGGCTTCACCGGAATGCTCCTGGGCTCAACATCCGACGGCGTGCTCCACCACGCCAAGGGTCCGGTCATGGTGGTCCCGGACCGTGAGGACCCCCGCCTGGCGGACCGTGCGCGGTTTGGTCCCATCCTGGGCGACGCCGCCTAG
- a CDS encoding response regulator translates to MIKVLIVDDDFMVAKVHAGFIQRTPGFTVVGAAHTGAQAVAETERLQPDLVLLDIHLPDINGLDLMGRLRAVAPELDVLVISAAREVETVRKALRGGIVHYLIKPFSQTDLQERLEHYRNAYQSLDASKDVAEQSDVNRVFGLDRSERPLPKGCSIETLRLVEAAVNAADGDVSAAEVAQELGTSRVSARRYLEYLHDEGTLDVRLKYGVGRPERRYVLKGA, encoded by the coding sequence ATGATCAAGGTCCTGATCGTCGATGACGATTTCATGGTGGCCAAGGTGCATGCCGGCTTTATCCAGCGCACGCCCGGATTCACGGTGGTGGGTGCCGCGCACACCGGGGCCCAGGCCGTTGCGGAGACCGAACGGCTCCAGCCGGACCTGGTGCTGCTGGACATCCATCTGCCGGACATCAATGGCCTGGACCTGATGGGTCGCCTGCGCGCTGTGGCCCCGGAGCTGGACGTGCTGGTCATCAGTGCCGCACGGGAGGTGGAAACCGTGCGGAAGGCGCTGCGGGGCGGCATTGTCCATTACCTGATCAAGCCTTTTTCGCAGACAGACCTGCAGGAGCGGCTGGAGCACTACCGCAACGCTTACCAGAGCCTGGATGCCTCAAAGGACGTGGCCGAACAATCGGACGTCAACCGCGTGTTCGGCCTTGACCGCAGCGAACGGCCACTGCCCAAGGGCTGCAGCATTGAGACGCTGCGGCTGGTGGAGGCGGCGGTCAACGCCGCCGACGGTGACGTCTCGGCCGCCGAAGTAGCCCAGGAGCTGGGGACCTCCCGCGTCAGCGCCCGCCGCTATCTGGAGTACCTGCATGACGAGGGCACGCTGGACGTGCGGCTCAAGTACGGCGTGGGACGGCCCGAACGGCGGTACGTCCTGAAGGGGGCCTGA
- a CDS encoding copper resistance CopC family protein: MRHVRRRLPGLVPGFLVLALVLAAALLGLAGPASAHDAAESTSPAQGAALAAPPAEVSVTFSSKPLGIGSSFSVKDAGGTEWADGAVRIVDNVATQKLRPGGPAGKYTVAWRVVGSDSHPIEGTFTFTAASGAAAPATSGTSPVGSPTAAGAVPGMGTAQPGITEEPSGPANAGEPFQWSIVLFAVVVVGLLVALGVLARRRLGVDGDAGDDGDTAEDGRG, translated from the coding sequence ATGCGCCACGTCCGCCGCCGGTTGCCGGGCCTTGTGCCCGGTTTCCTTGTCCTCGCCCTTGTCCTCGCCGCCGCACTGTTGGGTTTGGCTGGGCCGGCCTCGGCCCATGATGCTGCCGAGTCCACCAGTCCCGCCCAGGGCGCCGCGCTGGCGGCACCGCCCGCCGAGGTCTCCGTGACCTTCAGCAGCAAGCCGCTGGGTATCGGCTCGTCCTTCTCGGTCAAGGATGCCGGCGGCACCGAATGGGCGGACGGGGCGGTGCGGATTGTGGACAACGTGGCCACGCAAAAGCTGCGGCCGGGCGGGCCCGCAGGGAAGTACACCGTGGCATGGCGTGTGGTCGGCTCGGACTCACACCCCATCGAGGGCACGTTCACCTTCACTGCGGCGTCCGGCGCCGCCGCGCCGGCAACGTCCGGAACGTCCCCGGTGGGAAGCCCGACGGCGGCGGGTGCGGTTCCAGGTATGGGGACGGCACAGCCCGGGATAACGGAGGAACCATCCGGGCCCGCCAATGCGGGCGAGCCCTTCCAGTGGAGCATTGTGCTTTTTGCAGTCGTCGTCGTGGGGCTGTTGGTGGCCCTGGGTGTCCTGGCCCGGCGCCGGCTCGGCGTTGACGGGGACGCGGGGGATGACGGGGATACCGCTGAGGACGGGCGGGGGTAG
- the hutG gene encoding formimidoylglutamase has protein sequence MSLQLPAVDVPPQPWTGRFDGDGPGHRRWWQAVNQSGNTTPGTAGADVEGAAGGRPVALLGFASDEGVRRNKGRTGASAAPAALRKALGPLAFHLDRPVADVGDVTVSGEDLESGQERLGRAVAGLLDAGHQTVVLGGGHETAYASYLGVSGSAAIRDGQRLGVLNLDAHFDLRDEPVPSSGTPFLQMARAEADAGRGFRYAVVGISEPNNTRVLFDTADKLGVRYLLDEDCGADRVRDFVAAFLADIDVLYLTIDLDVLPAAVAPGVSAPAAYGVPLPVISAACRQVALSGKLLHLDVAELNPAYDVDGRTAKTAARLINTLLR, from the coding sequence ATGTCCCTCCAGCTCCCCGCCGTCGATGTCCCGCCCCAGCCCTGGACAGGGAGGTTCGACGGCGACGGCCCCGGCCACCGCCGATGGTGGCAGGCCGTGAACCAGTCGGGTAACACCACGCCGGGAACCGCGGGCGCTGACGTTGAGGGGGCGGCAGGCGGCAGGCCCGTGGCCCTGCTGGGCTTCGCCAGCGACGAGGGGGTACGCCGGAACAAGGGCCGCACCGGCGCGTCGGCCGCCCCCGCAGCCCTGCGGAAGGCGCTGGGCCCGCTGGCTTTCCACCTGGACCGTCCGGTGGCTGACGTCGGCGATGTCACGGTATCCGGTGAGGACCTGGAATCCGGGCAGGAACGGCTTGGCCGGGCGGTGGCAGGCCTGCTCGACGCCGGCCACCAGACCGTTGTCCTGGGCGGCGGCCATGAAACCGCCTACGCGAGTTACCTTGGCGTCAGCGGATCAGCGGCCATCCGGGACGGGCAGCGCCTTGGCGTCCTGAACCTGGACGCCCACTTCGATCTCCGCGACGAGCCTGTGCCCAGTTCGGGGACCCCGTTCCTGCAGATGGCCCGTGCTGAAGCGGACGCCGGGCGCGGATTCCGGTACGCCGTCGTCGGAATCTCGGAGCCGAACAACACCCGGGTCCTGTTCGACACCGCGGACAAGCTGGGGGTCCGGTACCTGCTGGACGAGGACTGCGGCGCGGACCGGGTCCGGGACTTCGTGGCCGCGTTCCTGGCGGACATCGACGTGCTGTACCTGACCATCGACCTGGACGTGCTGCCCGCCGCGGTGGCGCCAGGAGTGAGCGCGCCCGCAGCCTACGGCGTGCCGCTGCCCGTCATCTCGGCGGCCTGCCGGCAGGTGGCGCTGAGCGGGAAGCTCCTGCACCTGGACGTGGCGGAGCTGAACCCTGCGTACGACGTGGATGGCCGGACCGCCAAAACCGCTGCACGGCTGATCAACACCCTCCTGCGCTGA
- a CDS encoding tripartite tricarboxylate transporter TctB family protein translates to MTSLTTGLKGRSELGVALLLGAAGVLVFLDANGLVTPYSKSDPVGPKTVPFIVAGLLVVCAVLLAVNVLRGGQGEAEGGEDVDLTHPADWKTILPLAGAFILNILLIDWAGWVISGTILFWGSVLALGSRRYVRDGLISVALSLLTFYGFYLGLGIALPAGLLEGIL, encoded by the coding sequence GTGACCTCCCTGACCACAGGCCTCAAAGGCCGCTCCGAGCTGGGAGTTGCACTCCTGCTCGGGGCGGCCGGCGTCCTGGTCTTCCTGGACGCCAACGGCCTGGTAACCCCGTATTCGAAGTCCGATCCGGTCGGCCCCAAGACCGTGCCGTTCATCGTGGCCGGGCTGCTGGTGGTTTGCGCCGTGCTGCTGGCCGTCAACGTCCTCCGTGGCGGCCAGGGCGAGGCTGAGGGCGGCGAAGACGTCGACCTCACGCACCCCGCCGACTGGAAGACCATCCTGCCGCTGGCCGGCGCCTTTATCCTGAACATCCTGCTGATCGACTGGGCCGGCTGGGTGATCTCCGGAACCATCCTGTTCTGGGGCAGCGTCCTGGCCCTCGGCAGCCGCCGCTACGTCCGGGACGGGCTGATCTCCGTGGCCTTGTCCCTGCTGACCTTCTACGGCTTCTACCTCGGCCTGGGCATCGCGCTGCCGGCCGGCCTCCTGGAAGGAATCCTCTAA
- a CDS encoding NAD(P)-binding protein, translated as MPADAGTEQTTTVIIGTGLSGLAVAAELRRHGVDSIVVDGLDILGAGQPANTSSLQRCDAADSDTLRERNEILRHLRNYAASHSVDVRNTTRAVQLTMLEDPAHGTAPQWQVHTPTGILVADHIVLTRCAHSQLRRMLSDFGIAVGRNVAAAMRAIGIYLVGVGELITPSPKEVLRQAKTVGQAISAKVNPDSAHSSGGAFPATGSFAVLTC; from the coding sequence ATGCCCGCGGATGCCGGGACCGAACAGACCACCACTGTGATCATTGGCACCGGCCTGTCCGGGCTGGCCGTGGCCGCAGAGCTGCGCCGCCACGGCGTGGACTCCATCGTGGTGGACGGACTGGACATCCTGGGCGCCGGCCAACCCGCAAACACCTCGTCACTGCAGCGCTGCGATGCGGCGGACAGCGACACTCTCCGGGAGCGCAACGAGATCCTGCGCCACCTCCGAAATTACGCGGCAAGCCACAGCGTGGACGTCCGGAACACAACCCGGGCGGTCCAGCTGACCATGCTGGAAGACCCCGCGCACGGCACCGCTCCGCAGTGGCAGGTGCACACTCCCACGGGCATCCTGGTGGCCGACCACATTGTCCTGACCAGGTGCGCGCACAGCCAGCTGCGGCGCATGCTCAGTGACTTCGGGATTGCCGTTGGCCGCAACGTGGCAGCGGCCATGCGCGCCATCGGCATCTACCTGGTGGGTGTGGGCGAGCTGATCACGCCGTCACCCAAAGAGGTCCTGCGCCAGGCCAAGACGGTGGGCCAGGCCATCTCCGCCAAGGTCAATCCGGACAGCGCCCATTCATCCGGCGGCGCCTTCCCGGCAACGGGAAGCTTTGCGGTGCTGACCTGCTGA
- a CDS encoding Bug family tripartite tricarboxylate transporter substrate binding protein, with protein MRQIRALRIAAVAAGIALMATGCGATSKSSTGAESSGAAAGPITGLQIMVPNTPGGGYDTTARAAAKVLDDEKISTNTEVFNLAGAGGTVGLARVVNEKGNGDLAMLMGLGVVGASYTNKSESKLTDTTPLARLIEEPGAIMVGKDSPYKTIDDLVKAWKADPGSIAVGGGSSPGGPDHLLPMQLAGAVGIDATKVNFVSYDGGGDLLPAILGNKLGFAASGAGEYLKQIESGEVRVLATSGEKRLEGVDAPTLKESNIDLVFTNWRGVVAPPGISDKDKASLIAALEKMHGTAGWKEALKTHGWTDAFITGDQFKTFLTEQDKRVADVLTKLGLA; from the coding sequence ATGCGCCAGATCCGCGCATTGCGAATTGCCGCCGTTGCCGCCGGCATCGCCCTGATGGCCACCGGTTGCGGTGCCACCAGCAAGAGCTCCACCGGTGCCGAAAGCTCCGGCGCCGCCGCCGGGCCCATCACCGGCCTGCAGATCATGGTCCCCAATACCCCCGGCGGCGGATATGACACCACCGCCCGCGCCGCCGCAAAGGTCCTCGACGACGAGAAGATCTCCACCAACACGGAGGTCTTCAACCTCGCAGGCGCCGGCGGCACCGTTGGCCTGGCCCGCGTCGTCAACGAAAAGGGCAACGGCGACCTGGCCATGCTCATGGGCCTGGGCGTGGTGGGCGCCAGCTACACCAACAAGTCCGAGTCCAAGCTGACCGACACCACTCCCCTTGCCCGGCTTATCGAAGAGCCCGGCGCCATCATGGTGGGCAAGGACTCCCCGTACAAGACCATCGATGACCTGGTGAAGGCCTGGAAGGCCGATCCGGGTTCCATCGCCGTCGGCGGCGGCTCCTCCCCCGGCGGCCCCGACCACCTGCTGCCGATGCAGTTGGCCGGTGCCGTGGGCATCGACGCCACCAAGGTCAACTTTGTCTCCTACGACGGCGGCGGCGACCTCCTGCCCGCCATCCTGGGCAACAAGCTTGGCTTCGCCGCGTCCGGCGCCGGCGAGTACCTGAAGCAGATCGAATCCGGTGAGGTCCGCGTCCTGGCCACCTCCGGCGAGAAGCGCCTGGAAGGCGTGGACGCACCCACGCTGAAGGAATCCAACATCGACCTGGTGTTCACCAACTGGCGCGGCGTCGTGGCCCCTCCCGGAATCAGCGACAAGGACAAGGCTTCCCTGATCGCGGCCCTGGAGAAGATGCACGGCACGGCCGGCTGGAAGGAAGCGCTGAAGACCCACGGCTGGACCGATGCCTTCATCACCGGTGACCAGTTCAAGACCTTCCTCACCGAGCAGGACAAGCGGGTGGCGGACGTCCTCACCAAGCTTGGGTTGGCGTGA